One part of the Vibrio hyugaensis genome encodes these proteins:
- a CDS encoding response regulator produces MSDQSTVVIIEDESAIAENLIHVLEMDGYHAEWFATAGEGLAFLERNSAALLVLDVGLPDGNGFELCKTIREFSDIPIIFLTARSDEIDRVVGLEIGADDYVTKPFSPREMLARIKLRIKAKTPMKEHKPEPVAVPEQPQLSHDLVAQNFDYGVGGQMLGLTAVEFKILDKLISVSSNVLSREQLMVAADMAPEAAYERNIDTHIKAIRHKLKPFEMSERICTKRGFGYFYCIKGE; encoded by the coding sequence TTGAGCGACCAATCAACCGTCGTCATTATTGAGGATGAATCTGCCATCGCAGAGAATCTGATTCATGTATTAGAGATGGATGGCTACCACGCAGAGTGGTTTGCAACGGCAGGAGAGGGCTTGGCCTTTTTAGAACGCAACTCCGCAGCGTTACTTGTGTTAGACGTAGGCTTGCCGGATGGCAATGGTTTTGAATTGTGCAAAACCATCCGTGAGTTTTCTGATATTCCCATTATCTTTCTCACCGCAAGAAGCGATGAAATTGACCGAGTGGTAGGCTTGGAGATTGGCGCGGATGATTACGTGACGAAGCCATTTAGCCCGCGCGAAATGTTGGCGCGCATTAAGCTTAGAATCAAAGCCAAAACGCCAATGAAGGAGCACAAACCGGAGCCTGTGGCTGTTCCAGAACAACCTCAATTGAGCCATGATTTGGTTGCGCAAAACTTCGACTATGGTGTGGGTGGGCAAATGCTTGGGCTGACCGCAGTCGAATTTAAGATCCTCGATAAACTGATTTCCGTCTCTTCCAATGTATTGAGCCGAGAGCAGCTCATGGTCGCTGCTGACATGGCGCCGGAAGCTGCGTACGAGCGCAATATCGATACCCACATCAAAGCTATTCGCCATAAGTTGAAGCCGTTTGAGATGTCTGAACGCATCTGTACCAAGCGTGGCTTTGGTTACTTTTACTGCATTAAAGGTGAATGA
- the creC gene encoding two-component system sensor histidine kinase CreC has product MNRWPKIPLGLRLFFLYFILVGMTAYMVSKTVVQELKPTVRQTTEETLVDMANLLAVLAEEDVANGKLPESRFSKLLAAYGQREPQARIWEIGKKAINHRIYITDKQGIVIADSWQQDVGKDYSQWNDVYLTLRGQYGARSTIEDPKDPLSTVMHVAAPIYHKGEIIGSVTVAKSNRSVQPFIDLSKRNVLFWMVWMSGLVLLAGALFAWRIHSALNKLEDYATKMGEGEKVSKPTFRIFYEYGTLSDALEKMRNQLDGKQYVEEYVQTLTHELKSPLSAIKGASEILQMPLPEEKVTRFAGNIERESDRMQSLIDKLLELARLEKRPELEQVEAISLKQMVNEVVESADARLSAKSVDANIQIDDHLTVLGDAFLLKQAVFNLMDNALDFVHSEGCIEWTTEVTKEKVCLSIFNSGPHIPDYAMPRLTERFYSLARENGVKSTGLGLNFVEQVIKLHKGKLQVENVDSGVKVTLILPTP; this is encoded by the coding sequence ATGAATCGCTGGCCGAAGATCCCGCTTGGACTCAGACTGTTTTTTCTCTACTTCATCTTAGTCGGAATGACGGCTTACATGGTGAGCAAAACGGTCGTCCAAGAACTTAAGCCAACCGTGCGCCAAACCACCGAAGAGACGCTGGTGGATATGGCGAACTTGCTTGCGGTATTGGCGGAAGAAGACGTTGCAAACGGAAAGTTGCCTGAGAGTCGCTTCTCCAAACTACTAGCGGCTTATGGGCAGCGAGAACCTCAAGCGCGCATTTGGGAAATTGGCAAAAAAGCGATTAACCATCGAATTTACATTACCGACAAACAAGGCATCGTGATTGCGGACTCTTGGCAGCAAGACGTTGGCAAAGACTACTCGCAATGGAATGATGTGTATCTCACTTTGCGTGGTCAATACGGGGCGCGCAGTACCATCGAAGACCCGAAAGATCCGCTCTCAACCGTTATGCACGTTGCTGCGCCCATTTACCACAAAGGCGAAATCATTGGCAGCGTGACGGTGGCAAAATCCAATCGCTCAGTACAACCCTTCATCGATCTTTCTAAACGCAATGTGTTGTTTTGGATGGTGTGGATGAGTGGTTTAGTGCTATTGGCAGGGGCATTGTTTGCTTGGCGAATTCACTCGGCACTGAACAAGCTAGAAGACTACGCGACCAAAATGGGTGAGGGTGAAAAGGTTTCTAAGCCGACATTTCGTATCTTTTATGAGTACGGCACGCTAAGCGACGCATTAGAGAAAATGCGCAACCAACTCGATGGTAAACAGTATGTGGAAGAGTACGTGCAGACGCTGACTCATGAGTTGAAAAGCCCGTTATCAGCAATTAAAGGCGCGAGTGAAATATTGCAAATGCCGTTGCCTGAAGAAAAGGTCACACGCTTTGCTGGCAACATTGAGCGAGAGAGCGACCGCATGCAGTCATTGATTGATAAGTTGCTAGAACTTGCTCGTCTTGAAAAGCGCCCTGAGCTAGAGCAAGTCGAAGCTATCTCGCTAAAACAAATGGTCAATGAAGTGGTTGAATCGGCGGATGCGCGCTTGAGTGCTAAGTCGGTCGATGCCAACATCCAAATTGATGACCATCTCACCGTGCTTGGTGATGCCTTCTTACTGAAACAAGCCGTTTTTAACCTGATGGACAATGCGCTGGATTTTGTTCATTCAGAGGGATGCATTGAATGGACAACTGAGGTCACGAAAGAGAAGGTGTGCTTGTCGATTTTCAATTCAGGCCCTCACATTCCCGACTACGCAATGCCTCGTTTGACTGAGCGCTTCTATTCCCTCGCTCGAGAAAATGGTGTTAAGAGTACTGGGCTTGGGCTTAATTTTGTTGAGCAAGTGATCAAGCTGCACAAAGGTAAGTTGCAAGTAGAGAACGTCGATTCTGGCGTGAAAGTGACCCTGATTTTACCAACTCCATAG
- the creD gene encoding cell envelope integrity protein CreD, translating into MKKILNNQLGTKLAFVLFLFVLLQIPLSMVTGLISERSYRQDEVRNDIARSSSGEQRIIGPFIMVNYTETSYRDDKAQIKERRKFLLPSTFDMSANLDSFEKYRGIYRARLYKAQVALKGTFDADDLAALQGLDIENMSLVVGIEDSRGLIRLDDMTMASSDIEVEPGTGLDQLPQGFHSALTLADLNKEQPLAFDLNFLLQGMGQLQVTPIGSQTTVELSSTWAHPSFIGDYLPVSSEVSEDGFNAQWASNNFSTNIAQLFQSCLSSNHACHELEQRQMGVDLIDPVDHYLKSHRAVNYSLLVITLVFASFFLLELFQARPVHPVQYGFIGLALALFYLLLISMSEHLGFNWAYVVSAIASTGLLSVYVSGMLSNTKHGAIFGACLLTLYGLLFGLLQAESYALVMGTLLCFAILSFTMVITRNIDWYARNKKAEETAKANHEDI; encoded by the coding sequence ATGAAAAAGATCCTCAATAACCAACTCGGCACGAAGTTAGCCTTCGTGCTGTTTTTGTTTGTCTTACTGCAAATCCCGCTTTCAATGGTCACAGGGCTGATCTCAGAGCGCTCATATCGCCAAGATGAAGTCAGAAACGACATCGCACGCAGCAGCAGCGGCGAGCAGCGCATCATTGGCCCATTCATCATGGTTAACTACACCGAAACCAGTTACCGAGATGACAAAGCACAGATTAAAGAGCGTCGTAAATTCCTGTTACCCAGCACTTTCGATATGAGCGCGAATCTGGACAGTTTTGAGAAGTATCGTGGCATTTACCGCGCGCGTTTATACAAAGCACAAGTGGCACTGAAAGGCACTTTTGATGCAGACGATCTCGCGGCGTTGCAGGGGCTTGATATTGAAAACATGAGCCTAGTCGTTGGCATTGAAGACAGCCGTGGATTGATTCGTTTGGATGACATGACCATGGCGAGCTCTGATATTGAAGTCGAGCCGGGAACAGGGTTAGACCAGTTACCACAAGGCTTCCACAGTGCTCTGACACTTGCAGACCTAAACAAAGAACAACCTTTGGCTTTCGATCTTAACTTCTTGCTGCAAGGGATGGGTCAGCTTCAAGTCACACCAATCGGCAGTCAAACAACGGTTGAGCTCTCTTCAACATGGGCGCATCCAAGCTTTATTGGTGATTACTTACCAGTCTCGTCAGAGGTCTCTGAAGATGGATTTAACGCACAGTGGGCGAGCAATAACTTCTCTACCAATATCGCGCAGCTGTTCCAAAGCTGTTTGTCATCGAATCACGCTTGTCACGAGCTTGAACAGCGACAAATGGGCGTAGATTTGATTGATCCCGTGGACCACTATTTGAAGTCCCATCGAGCTGTGAACTATTCACTGTTGGTTATTACATTAGTATTTGCGAGTTTCTTCTTGCTGGAGCTGTTCCAAGCGCGTCCGGTTCACCCAGTACAATACGGTTTTATTGGTCTGGCTTTAGCACTTTTCTATCTATTGCTGATTTCGATGAGTGAACACCTCGGCTTTAACTGGGCGTATGTGGTGTCGGCAATTGCATCGACGGGGCTTTTAAGTGTGTACGTGAGCGGTATGTTGAGCAACACCAAACACGGCGCGATATTCGGAGCGTGTTTGCTCACTCTCTACGGATTGCTGTTTGGCTTGTTACAAGCAGAGAGCTACGCATTGGTCATGGGGACATTACTGTGCTTCGCGATTTTGAGCTTCACTATGGTCATTACTCGCAACATCGACTGGTACGCCCGAAATAAGAAAGCAGAAGAGACCGCAAAGGCGAATCATGAAGATATTTAA
- a CDS encoding DUF2809 domain-containing protein, producing the protein MKIFKRATLTGQPSEMMEETSAIHLRFSAKNGLKSLVCFIALVVIALYVRDSFIRPTFGDALVVVWLYYFLASLFSMPVHWLASLVVLIAFAVELGQLVQVAAWLGIEPSSPLTVILGATFDWKDLLAYCIGGLLCWWMEKK; encoded by the coding sequence ATGAAGATATTTAAGCGAGCAACTCTCACTGGTCAGCCAAGCGAAATGATGGAAGAGACGTCCGCTATCCACCTGCGATTCTCTGCAAAAAATGGACTCAAAAGCTTGGTGTGTTTTATCGCATTGGTCGTTATTGCGCTCTATGTTCGAGACAGCTTTATTCGCCCGACATTTGGTGATGCTCTCGTTGTGGTTTGGCTCTACTACTTTCTTGCAAGCTTGTTCTCCATGCCCGTTCACTGGCTTGCTTCGCTGGTGGTGTTGATTGCGTTTGCTGTCGAGTTAGGGCAATTGGTTCAGGTCGCGGCTTGGCTTGGTATCGAACCTTCATCGCCTCTAACCGTGATTTTGGGAGCTACGTTTGATTGGAAAGATCTGCTGGCTTACTGCATCGGAGGTCTACTGTGTTGGTGGATGGAAAAGAAATGA
- a CDS encoding dipeptidase, with amino-acid sequence MIKKMSLATITIAVSMGSAYASVESKTWPTSDKAKAFVQDTIVIGMLASPYGAGWTDDQQLLDYFQLARDNGITGHEYTITAADHSFDDFIFHHHKHRAAMAKEPDNFIVAHSNQDIEKAHVEGKTAVLWNSQTATILEEDVTRMALLKDMGLKSMILAYNDIFRTGSGQLAAYNGRDIGLTPWGQSVIDEMVKYRVILDLSHTGSKTANDAMDYMEKNHAGTPFIYSHSVPAGLYKSAPDATPKGCYRAIPDDEAIRAAKSGGYVSPTFTEWMMDGVWPEDISPKQAADMIDYYVKLVGVDHVGIATDDMFSTKGVVDFAMKNAKMYDDGGYMIDAFNKGATGNGELSKILAAITDDLWARGYSNEDLAKIYGGNKMRVYAQVSEGTDPKAFQKQYSKRLEMLTKMRHEHMGK; translated from the coding sequence AATCACTATCGCCGTATCAATGGGCTCCGCTTACGCCAGCGTAGAAAGCAAAACGTGGCCAACCTCAGACAAAGCGAAAGCCTTTGTTCAAGACACCATTGTAATTGGCATGCTAGCGAGCCCTTATGGCGCTGGTTGGACAGACGATCAGCAACTTCTCGATTACTTCCAGTTAGCACGCGATAACGGCATTACTGGTCATGAATATACGATTACTGCGGCTGACCATAGCTTTGATGATTTCATTTTCCACCACCACAAACACCGCGCAGCCATGGCAAAAGAGCCGGACAACTTTATTGTTGCCCATTCCAACCAAGACATTGAGAAAGCGCATGTAGAAGGCAAAACTGCCGTTCTTTGGAATAGCCAAACTGCCACCATCTTAGAAGAAGACGTGACTCGTATGGCGCTGCTTAAAGACATGGGTTTGAAAAGCATGATCTTGGCGTACAACGATATTTTTCGCACTGGTTCAGGTCAATTAGCTGCCTATAATGGTCGAGATATTGGCTTAACGCCTTGGGGTCAATCGGTGATCGATGAGATGGTGAAATACCGTGTAATTCTCGACTTGAGCCATACCGGTTCCAAGACCGCGAATGATGCGATGGATTACATGGAAAAGAACCATGCTGGAACGCCATTTATCTACTCTCACTCAGTCCCAGCGGGTTTGTATAAGAGTGCACCCGATGCGACACCAAAAGGCTGTTACCGTGCAATCCCTGATGATGAAGCGATTCGTGCTGCGAAGTCAGGCGGTTACGTATCACCAACCTTTACTGAGTGGATGATGGATGGTGTATGGCCTGAGGACATCTCACCAAAACAAGCGGCAGATATGATTGATTACTATGTGAAATTGGTTGGCGTTGACCATGTTGGTATCGCAACCGATGACATGTTCTCAACAAAAGGCGTGGTCGATTTTGCGATGAAAAACGCCAAGATGTATGACGATGGCGGCTACATGATTGATGCCTTCAACAAGGGCGCAACAGGCAACGGCGAACTATCCAAGATCTTAGCCGCAATCACTGATGACTTGTGGGCACGAGGCTACAGTAACGAGGACTTAGCGAAGATCTACGGCGGTAACAAGATGCGTGTTTATGCTCAAGTCTCCGAAGGTACTGATCCAAAAGCATTCCAAAAACAGTATTCAAAACGACTAGAAATGCTGACTAAAATGCGTCACGAGCATATGGGAAAATAG